ACCTCGCGGCGAAGGAGCTGCGCGCCGGGACCAGTTCGCTGGTGCTGTGCGGCGCGGTCGACCTGCACAACGGCATCCACGACTACCTGATGTTCACCTCCGCCGGCGCGCTCTCGCCGACCGGCCGCTGCCGCCCGTTCGACGCGGCCGCCGACGGGATCGCGCTGGGCGAGGGCGTCGCGTGCCTGGTGCTGAAGCGCCTGTCCGACGCCGAGCGCGACGGCGACCGGATCTACGCCGTGGTCAAGGGGGTGGGCGCGGCCAGCGACGGCAAGGCTCTGGGGTTGACCGCGCCGCGTCCGGAAGGGCAGCACCGGGCGCTGGCACGGGCCTACCGCGACGCCGGAGTGTCCCCTGTGGACGTCGGGCTGGTCGAGGCGCACGGGACGGGCACAGTGGTCGGCGACGCGACCGAGCTGCGGACGTTGACGGAGTTCTTCACGTCGTCGGGTGCCGAGCCGGGGAGCTGCGCGCTGGGGTCGGTGAAGAGCCAGATCGGCCACACGAAGTGCGCGGCCGGGTTGGCCGGCCTGATCAAGGCGGCGCTGGCGCTGTGGCACGAGGTCGTGCCGCCGACGCTGCACCTGAGCCGGCCGAACGCGGCTTGGGACGCGGCGACGAGCCCGTTCACCTTCACGACGGCGGCGCGGCCGTGGCCGGACCCGGCCCGGCTGGCGGGGGTGAGCGCGTTCGGCTTCGGCGGGACGAACTTCCACGCGGTGCTCGGCGCGGGACCGGTGGCTCCGGACCGGCGGCACGGTCCGCGGGACTGGCCCGCCGACGCCGAAGAGATCCTCCGTGGCGTCCGGAAGAGCGACGAGGACCCCGGCAAGGTCGCCTTCCTCTTCCCCGGCCAGGGCAGCCAGCGCACCGGCATGCTCGCCGAGCTCTTCGTGCACTTCCCCGAGCTGGCGGACCTGCTCGACCTGGCTCCCGACGTCGCCGCGAAAGCGTTTCCCCCCAACGCCTTCGACGTCGACACAGCCGACGCGCAAGAACGAGCCCTCACCGACACCCGCGTGGCCCAGCCCGCGCTCGGGCTGGTCGAGACCGCCGTGGCGAGACTGCTGGAGCAGGTCGGGGTCCGGCCGGACTTCCTGGCGGGGCACAGCTACGGCGAGCTGGTCGCGCTGTCGGTCGCCGGTGCCTTCGACACCGAAACGCTGCTGAGGCTGAGCCGGGCCCGCGCGAAGGCCATCGCCGACGTCGCCCGGCCCGGCACGATGGCCGCCGTGAAGGCGTCGCGGGACCTCCTCACCCCGACCCTCATCGGCCCGGATGTCGTGATCGCCAACCACAACGCGCCCGAGCAGGTCGTCCTTTCCGGGCCGGCGGCGGCCGTCGAACGCGCGATCCGGCGACTGCGCGAGACCGGCGTCGCGGCCCAGCGGATCCCGGTCGCCTGCGCCTTCCACAGCCCGCTGGTCGCCGAAGCGGGTGACCTCTTCGGCAAGGAACTCGCGCGGGAGTCCCTCGGGCCACCCCGGTGGAAGGTGTGGGCGAACCGCACCGCGAAGCCGTACGGAGACGATATCGGAAGCGAACTCGCGGCCCAGATCGGCGCGCCCGTGCGGTTCCTCGACCAGATCGAAGCCCTGTACGACGCCGGCGCGAGGACGTTCGTGGAGGCCGGGCCCGGCCGGGTGCTCACCCGGCTGGTCGGGGAGATCCTCGGCGACCGCCCGCACACCGTCGTCGCGTGCGGGCCCGACCTGAAGGGGTTCCTGACCGCGCTGCGCACCCTTGCGCGAGCCGGGGTCGACGTCCGCACCGAGCGGCTGACCCGGCCGAAGCGTCCCGCACCGTCCCCGACCGCCTGGGCCGTCGACGGGCGGTCCGTCCGCGCGCCCGGCGCCGAGGCTCCCGCCCTGCCCCCGGCCCGACGAATCCCCGCAAAACACCGGAGTTCTGCCATGACTCAGCCCTCTCCCGGCCGCGACCAGGCGGTCGTCGACTTCCTGCGCACCACCCGCGAGCTCGTCGCCGCCCAGCGGGAGGTCATGCTCGGCTACCTCGGCAGCGCGCCCGCCTTCGCTCCCGCACCCGCGCCGGTCGTGCTCGAGGAGCCCGTGGTGCTGCCGGAACCCCAGCCGGAGCCGGTGGCCGAAGCGCCCGCCGACGTCCGCGGCACGGTGATCGGCGTGATCAGCGAACGCACCGGCTACCCGGCCGAGATGATCGCCGGCGACCTCGACCTCGAAGCCGACCTGTCGATCGACTCGATCAAGCGCACCGAGATCGCGGGCACGCTGCTCTCCCGGCTGGGGCTCCCGGCCGACGACCGCACCGACCAGCTCAGCCGCGACCGGACCGCCGACGCGCTGGCCGCGCACCTGGAGAGCTGGCTGAACCCCACCCCGGCGGCGGCCGTGCCCACGCGGTACCGGCTGGAGCGGGTGCCCGTGCCGCTGGACCCGGATCCCGGGCGGCTGCGGGGGAAGACCGTGGCGGTGCCGGACGACGCCGTGGGAGCCGCGTTCGCCGCGGCCGGCGCGGAGGTCGTCACCGGGGACGCGGACATCACCGTGCTGCTCGCCCGGGACCTCACGGAGGTGTTCACCCGGCTGAAGACACTGCGGGGGACCGTCCTGGTGGCGGCGGAGCCGGACGCCGTGGCCGGCCTCCGGGGCCTGGTGCGGTCGGCCGCCTTGGAGCGCGACGGCGTGACGCGGCTCGTCGAAGTCGCCCAGGACGTCGCGAAAACCCTGGTGGACGAGGCCCTCAGCGACGGCCCCTCGGTCGTCGGCCACGACGACGCCGGCCGCTTCACGATCGAGCCGCGGCCGGCGGACCTCCCGTCGGTCGCGTACTCCGGCGCCGGCCCGGGCGGCGGCGAACTCGCCGCGCTCGGCCTCGGCCCGGACTCCGTCGTCCTGCTGGTCGGCGGGGCCCGCGGGATCACCGCCCGCGCGGCGGTCGCGTTCGCCGCCTCCGGCTGCCGGCTCGAACTCGCCGGGCGGACGCCGTGGCCGGGCGAACCGGACGACCTGCCCGAGGACGCCACGGCGATGCGCGCGGTGCTGGCCGGCCGCGGTGGCTCGGTCGCCGAGATCGAACGTCGCGTGCGGACCGTGCTGGCCCAGCGCGAGATCGGCCGCACCCTCGACGAGATCCGCGCCGCGGGCGGGAACGCGGGGTACACCGCGCTCGACGTGCGTGACCCGGACGCCGTGCGGCGCCTCGTCAAGAACCTGCCCAGCCGGCTCGACGGCGTCGTCTTCGCCGCCGGGGTCATCGACGACAAGCTCATGGCGGACAAGGACGAGGCATCGTTCCGGACTGTGTACGAGACCAAAGTGGACGGAGCGCGGGTCTTGCTCGACGCGCTCGACGCCGAGCCCGGGTTCGTCGCGTTCTTCGGCAGCATCGCCGCGGTGCTCGGCAACCGCGGCCAGACCGACTACGCCGCCGCGAACGACGCGCTGGAAGCACTCGCCAGGAACTGGCCCGGCCGGGCCGTGACCGTCCACTGGGGACCTTGGGCGCCCGCGGCCGACCACCGCGGCATGGTTTCCCCGGAACTCGCGCGCGAGTACGAGCGAAGGGAAATCAGCCTCCTCGACGCGGACGCGGGCACCGCCGCCCTGCTCCGCGAACTCGCCTACGGCACGGACCGCGCGGTGCTGTACACGGCGTCGCTGTGGTGACCCAGGAGCCGGTCGCGATCGTCGGCATGGGCGTGTTCCTGCCCGGCGCGTCCACAGTGGACCAGTACTGGCGGAACCTCGCCGAAGGCGTCGACGCCGTCACCGAGATCCCGGCGCACCGCCGGGACCCGGCGTTCCACGGGCACGACGCCACCGCGCCGGACCGGACCCACGGCCGCCGCGGCGGGTTCGCCCCCGACACGCTCGCCTTCGACCCGGTCGCCCACGGCCTCCCGCCGACGTCGCTCGAAGGCGCCGAGCCGGACCAGCTGACGGCGCTGGCCGTCGCCGTGGCCGCGGTCGACGACGCCGGTGGCCTCGGCCGGCTCGGCGACCCCGAACGCATCGGCGTCGTGCTCGGCCGCGGCGGCTACCTCTCGCCCGGGCTGCGGGGCTTCGACCAGCGCGTCCGCACCGTCCGGCAGATCACCCGCACGGTCGGCGAGCTGATGCCCTCGGCCGGGCCGGACGTCCTCGACCGGCTGCGGGCGGCGCTGCTGGAGCCGCTCGGCGAGTTCCGGCCGGAGACCGCGGCCGGGCTCGTGCCGAACCTCGCCGCGGCCCGCGTCGCCAACCGGCTCGACCTCGGCGGCCCGGCGTACACCGTCGACGCCGCCTGCGCGTCTTCGCTGGTCGCGGTCGACCAGGCGATCGGCGAGCTGATCCGGCACCGCTGCGACGTCGTGCTGGCCGGGGGCGCGCACCAGACGCACGACGACACGCTCTGGTCGCTGTTCACCCAGCTCGGCGCGCTGTCGCCGAGCCAGCGGATCAGCCCGCTCTCGCGCGAAGCCGACGGCATGCTCATCGGCGAGGGCACCGCGCTCGTCGTGCTCAAGCGGCTGGCCGACGCGCGGCGCGACGGCGACCGCGTGTACGCCATGATCCGCGGCAGCGGAACGTCGAGCGACGGGCGGGGAGCGAGCCTGCTCAGCCCGTCCGTCGCCGGCCAGACCCTTGCGCTGCGGCGGGCCTGGGACGGGCTCGACCCGGCGGAGATCGGCCTGCTGGAGGCCCACGGGACGGCCACGCCCGCCGGGGACGCCGCCGAGCTGACCACCGTCGCCGACGTCTTCGGCCAGGCCGAGGGGCCGCGGCCGGTGATCGGCTCGGTCAAGTCGATGATCGGGCACACGCTGCCGACGGCCGGCGTCGCCGGGCTGGTCAAGGTCGCGCTCGCCCTGCACCACGGGGTGCTGCCGCCGACGCTCAACTGCGCCGACCCGAACCCGCTGCTCGACAAGACCCGGTTCCGGGTGCTGGCCGAGGCCGAGCCGTGGGGTGCGCTGCCGCGCGTGGCCGCGGTCAACGCGTTCGGCTTCGGCGGCGTCAACGCGCACGTCGTGCTGGCGGCCGGGGACCCGGCGCCGAAGCGGCGGGTGCGCGTCGACGAGCCGGAACGCGTGCTGCGGCTGGCCGCGGACACTCCCGGCGAACTCCTGGACCGGCTCGACCGGTCAGACCCGGGCGAGGGTCCCTGCCGGATCGGGATCGTCGGCCCGGACGAGCGCAAGCTGGCCACGGCCCGGAAGGTGCTCGCCAAGGTGGCGGCCGAGGGCCGGTCGTGGCACGGCGGCGGCGACGTCTGGTGCTCGGTCGACCCGCTGCTGCCGGCCGGGAAGATCGCGTTCGTCCATCCGGGACTGGAAGCCGGCGCCGAACCGCGCATCGACGACGTGGCCACGCACTTCGGCCTCGACCGTCCACAGTGGTCGAGCGCGAGCGTGCTCGACCGCGCGGCGAGCGTGTCGGCGACCGGGCTGGTGCTCGACGAGGCCCTGCGGCGGCTGGCGATCCGGCCGGACGCGCTCGCCGGGCACAGCGTCGGCGAGTGGACCGCGATGCAGGCGGCCGGGATGTACCGGGCGGCGCCGGACCTCCTGGAGCGGTACTGGCCCGACGGGTTCGAGCTGCCCGACGCGGACTACCTGGTGCTGGGCTGCCCGGTCGCCCGGATCGCCGAGCTGCTGCCCGCTGGCCTGGTCGTCTCGCACGAGAACGCGACGAAGCAGACGATCGTGTGCGGTCCGCCGGATGCCGTCGCGAAGTTCGCCGAGACGTGCCGCGGTCTCGGGATCGTGGCCCGGACGCTGCCGTTCCGCTCCGGCTTCCACACCCCGCTGATGCGGCCGCACCTCGCGCCGTTCGCCCGGCTCGCCGCGGAGCTCGACCTGCGCGAGCCCACGCTGCCGGTGTGGTCGGCGACGACCGCGCGGCCCTACCCGGCCGACCCGGACGCGGTCCGCGAGCTCTACCTCGTGCACCTGATCCGCCCGGTCCGGTTCCGGGAGCTGACCGAAGCACTGCACGACCACGGGTTCCGCGCGTTCGTGCAGGTCGGCGCCGGGCAGCTCGGCTCGTACGTCACGGACACGCTCGGCGAGCGGCGGCACCTCGTCGTCGCGGCGGCGTCCGGCACCCGGTCCGGGCTCGCGCAGCTGCGCCGCGTCGCGACCGCGCTGTGGACCGAAGGCGGGAACCCGGACTTCGCGGCCCTGGAGCCACGGCGGATCCGGCTCACCACCGGGAATTCGCTGCTGTCCCTGGGGGAATCGGCTCGCGGCCTGCTCGGCGACCGGACCCTGCCGGAGCTGCCCGCCGGGGTGCCGGACGCGATCGTCGCCGAGTTCACGGCTCTGCTCACCGAGACCCGTCAGACGGCGGCGGACGTCGTCGCGGCGGCCGCGAACAGGCGGTCCGAGTCCACTGTGGACGTCTCGCTCGCCGCGATGCCGTACCTGCGGGACCACCGGTTCTTCCGGCAGCGCGAAGGCTGGCCCGACGAGTCCGACTTCCGGCCGGTGGTGCCGGCGACGACGCTGGTCGACCTCGCCTGCCGGGCCGTCGAACGCACGTGGCCGGCCGCGACGGCCGTCGCGGTGCGGGACGCCGTGTTCTCCCGGTGGCTGATCGCTTCCCCGGCGCAGCGGGTGCCGCTGTCGATGAGCCGCGAGGGCGACCGGGTGACCGTCGAGATCGGACCGTACGCGCTGCTGACCGTCGAGCTGGGAGCGTTCGCCCCGCCACCGCCCCCGGCCGGGGTGCCCGGACCGGAGACCACGCCCCCGCTGACCGCGGACGAGATCTACGCGCAGCGCGAGATGTTCCACGGGCCGGCGTACCGCGGCCTGGCCCGGCTCACCGGCCTCGGCGAGCAGCACATCCGCGGCGAGCTGGTCGTGCCGTCCGCGCCCGGCGGGCTGCTCGACAACGTCGGCCAGCTGCTCGGCTGCTGGCTGATGGCCACGCGCTCCGACGGCCTGCTCGCCTTCCCGCGGTCGATCGGCCGGCTCACCTGGCACGGGCCGGAACCCGCGCCCGGCACGCGGCTCGGGTGTCTCGTCCACGTCCGGCTGCCCCGGCCCGACGTGCTCGAGATGGACGCCGAGCTGGTGCGCGACGGCCGGGTGCTCGCGAGCATCGAGGGCTGGCGGGACGTCCGGTTCCCCTGCGACCGCGCGGCCCACCGCGTCTACGCCTTCCCGGACCGGCACCGGCTCGCCGAACGGCGGGACGACGGCTCGGTCGCGGTCACCGACCGCTGGCCCACGGTCGCCGCGCGGGACATCTACGCCGGCATCTACCTCAGCGCCTCCGAACGCGCCGAGTTCGCCGCCGTCCCGCCGCGCCGGCAACGCGGCTGGCTGCTGGAGCGCATCGCCGCGAAGGACGCCGTACGGGCGCGGCTCGCCGAACCCGTCTACCCGGCGGAGATCCGCGTCCACGACGACGGCCGGGTGTCCGGCCGCGGCCGTGAACTCCCGGACTTCGCCGTCACGGTCGAGCTGACCGGGGACACCGCCATCGCCCACCTCAGGAGCACGAAATGACCATCGACCACGCGTCCGCCGTCTTCGACGTCGTCGCCGAGCTGCTCACCGAGCTCGTCGGCGACGCCGAGGTGCTCGGCGTCGAGATCACCCCGGACACGACGTTCCACGAGGACCTGCAGCTGGAGAGCATCGACCTGGTGACCTTCGCGAGCATCCTGTCCGAGCACTTCGGCGCCGAGGTCAACCTCGCCGAATACCTGGCGGAGCAGGACCTCGACGACGTCATCGGGCTGACCGTCGGCGACATCGCCCGGTTCGTGGGGGAGCGCACGTGCCCACGATGACCGTGAACGGGCTGCGCACCAACGTGCAGCTCGTGCCCGCCGGCGGCACCGAGACCGTGGTGTTCCTGCACGGCATGGGCACCGACAGCCTGGCGAGCTTCTACCTCACGCTGGCCCCGCCGGTCGCGGCCGCCGGCATCGACGTCATCAGCTACGACCTGCGCGGGCACGGCAAGACCGAGCGGCCGGTGCGGGGGTACACGCTCGGGGACTTCGTCGCCGACCTCGACGACCTGCTGAAGCAGCTCGGCGTCGACCGGCCGGTGCACCTGGTGGGCAACAGCTTCGGCGGCACGCTCGCCTACAGCTACGCCGTGGCGAACCCGGATCGTGTGCGCAGCATCGTGTGCATCGAGTCCGAGCCCGCGACCGAGGTGTGGGCGGGCAAGATGGCCGAGATCCTCGCGCACACCGTGCGGTTCCTGCAGGTGGAGGAGAGCTTCGACTGGATCGAGGCGAACTTCAGCGCCCACCACCGGCGGCTCGCGCGGATGGCGGCCGAGCGGATCACGTCGACGAAGATGGCCGAGGAGGTCCCGCTCGGGCCGCTGCTCACGTGGGAGCAGGTGGCGGCGATCGGCTGTCCCGTGCTGTCCATCCTGGGCAGTAACGGCTACCAGGCCGACGACCTCGAAGCGCTGACGTCGGTGCTGCCGCACGGCGAGCTGCACGTGTTCGAGGGGCAGGGGCACTCGGTGCTGGTGGAGCAGCACCGAGAGGTGCGCGAGCTGGTGCTGCGCTGGATCGCGCGGCACGCGGCGTGAGGTTCCTGCTGGTCGTGCCGCCGCTGGCCGGGCACGTGGCGCCGTTGCGCGGGGTGGCCGCGGAGCTGGCTTCGCGCGGGCACTCCGTGGCCTGGTGCGGACCTGCGCCGGAACTGTCCACTTTGGTCTCCGGGCGGGTGTTCCCGGCCGGGGACTCCGGGCCGTTTTCGCCGGCGCTGCGACCCCCTGAGCTGCGGGGGTTCGCCGCGTTGAAGTACTTGTGGGAGTCGTACCTGGTTCCACTGGCCGACGCGATGGTGCCGGGGGTGGCCTCGGCGGTGGCTTCGTTCGAGCCGGACGTCGTCGTGGTGGACCAGCAGGCGATGGCGGGCGCGCTGGCGGCCGCGCGGTGCGGGCTGCCGTGGGCGACGTCGGCGTCGACGTCCACCGAACTGGCGGACCCGCTGGGGGCGTTGCCGAAGATCGCGTCCTGGGTGGACGAGCTGCAGGCGGGGCTGCGTGCACGGCACGGCGTGCTGCTCGGCGACCTGCGGTTCTCGCCGCACCTGGTGCTGGCGTTCACGACCCGGGCGTTGGCCGGTCCGTCCCGCCAGGCGGCTCCGGTGGCTTACGTCGGTCCCACGTTGCCCGCGGCTTCGGGCGAATGGTCTCTTGGAGACGATCGGCCGCTGGTCGTGGTGACGCTGGGGACGTCGAACGCTTCGGCAGGTGCCCGGTTCCTCGCCGAGAGCGTGGACGCGCTGGCCGGGATGCCTGCCGTGCAGGGGCTGGTGGTGGACCCGTCCGGTCGCCTGATCAGTGAAAGGGTCGGGCTGGCCCGGCGGATCCCGCAGGTGGCGGTGTTCGCGCGGGCATCGGTGGTGGTGTGCCACGGCGGGCACAACACGGTGTGCGAGGCACTGGCCGCCGGGGTACCGCTGGTGGTCGCCCCGATCCGCGACGACCAGTCGATGCTGGCCCAGCAGGTGGTCACGGCGTCGGCCGGTGTGCGGGTCCGGTTCGACCGCGCGAAGGCGGCGGACATCCGCAACGCGATCGAGTCCGCGGGGGCGTTCCGCCCCGGCGCGATCCGGATTCGCGAGTCGTTCGCAGTGGCCGGTGGCGCGAAAGAGGCAGCAACCCACCTGGAATCCCTGGCCGGCTTGTGATCGGGGAGCCGACACGCGTGATTGGGGAGCCGACACGCGTGATTGGAAGGTCGACACGGCGCGGGGCGGTGGCCGGGGTCGTGTCGTCGCTCCAATCACGCGAGTCGACCCTTCAATCACGCGAGTCGGCGTTCTGATCACGCGGGTTACGTGCGGGTGCGGAACGCGTGGGCGGACAGGGCGGAGCCCGCTGCCGCGGCCACCGCGGCGATCACCAACGCCGTCAAGACCGACCAGCCGATCGGGCGGGCCAGGGCCAGTGCGCGGGTCGCGTCGATCGCGTAGGTCAGGGGGTTCACCGCCGAGACCGCGCGGACCCACGCCGGCATCGTGTCCAGGGGCATGTACGCGCTCGAGGAGAACATCAGCGGGAACATCACCACGAACGACGCCGCCTGGAGCGTCTCGGCCTTGCGCAGCCACGTCGTGATCGCGACGAACACCCAGCTCAGGCACCAGCCGACCACCAGCGTCAGCAGCAGCGCCAGCCCCAGGCCGAGCACCCCGCCCGCCGGGCGGAAACCCAGGAAGACCACGCTCGCCAGCGCCGTCACCACCAGCTGGACACCCAGCCGGGCCGAGTCGGCCAGGGTCCGGGCCACCAGCACCGAGAACAGCGAGATCGGCAGGCACCGCAGCCGCCCGGTGAAGCCGCCGTAGATCTCCGCCAGCAGGCCCGCGCCCGAGCTCATCGCCGTCGTCATCGCGATGGTGACCAGCGTCGCCGGCACCAGGAAGTTCACGTAACCCTGGTACGCCGCCACGCCCGGCAGCGCCCCGACGCCGCTGAACACCTGGCTGAACAACAGCAGCAGCACCACCGGCTGCAGCAGTCCGAAGAAGACCAGCCGCCGGTCGCCGAACGCCGTCCGCAGCGAACGGGCCGCCAGTACGCGGACCTGCGTCCAGAAGCCGGATTCCGGCCAGGCCGCCGGGTCGGCGAGCGCGGCCACCGCCGCGCGGTGCCGGGCCTGCGTCACGACGCCACCGCCGTCCGGTGCAGCGAAAGGTAGACGTCGTCGAGCGTCGGCTCGGTCACCGTGAGGTCCCGCAGCGGCGCGCCGGCCGCGTCGAGCGCGCGCACCAGCACCGGGATGTCGCCCGGTCCGCTCAGCGGCACCGAGAGCACCAGCCCGGTCCGGCCCGCCGCGAGACCGAGGCGCGCCAGCGCGTCCACCGCGCGCCGCAACGCCAGTTCGGTGCCGAAGGTCAGCGTCGCCGTCCGGTTGCCGAGGCGCGCCTTGAGCTGCGACGGCGTCCCCGACACGGTGATGTGGCCCAAACCGAGGACGACGACGTGGTCGGCCAGCCGGTCGGCCTCCTCGAGGTACTGCGTGGTCAGCACGACGGTCGTGCCGCGCGCCGCGAGGCCTTCGACGACCGCCCACAGCCCGGACCGGCTGACCGGGTCGAGCCCGGTGGTCGGCTCGTCGAGGAACAGCACCTGCGGCGCGCCGACCAGGCCGGCGGCGAGGTCCAGCCGGCGGCGCATCCCGCCGGAGTAGGTGCCGGCCGGACGGTCGGCCGCGTCCTCCAGGCCGAACGACGCGATCAGCTCGGCGGCCCGCGCCTGCGCCTGCCGCGGCTTCGCGCCCAGCAGCCGGGCGATCAGCACGAGGTTCCCGCGGCCGGAGAGGGCGTCGTCGACCGCGGCGAACTGCCCGGTCACCCCGATCCGCCGCCGGACCGCGCGCCCGCGCTGCACGACGTCGTAGCCGCAGACGCGCGCGGTGCCGGCGCTCGGCCGGACGCGCGTGCTGAGGATGTCGATCAGCGTCGTCTTCCCGGCGCCGTTGTGGCCGAGGACCGCCAGCACCGCGCCGCGGGTGACGCTGAGGCTGATCCCGGCGAGCGCGGTGACTTCGCCGTAGGACTTCGCGAGGTCAGTCACGGCGATGACCGGCTGGTTCATGGCCGCTCCTTTCCCTGCCCGGAAAAAAGGTATCGGGACACGGTGTCGACGAGCAAGAAGATGGCTGCCATTCGCCGTGCGCATGACAATTTTTGCGGCCGCGGACCGTCCGCACGTGACAACCGCTGACCTGCGTGACCCTTCGCGAGGTGGCCGATCCCCTGCGCGTGACAAAGAATCAGCGGCCGCTTGTTAAGCCGGTTTTACGGAGGTACTTTTCGCTGAAATTCCCCCATTCCCCGAGGTGACGAGCCGTGAAGTTTTCGTGGAAGTCGAGAAAGCCCGCCTTCGGCCTTGCGGTCGCGACCGTCGCGGGCGTCGCGGCGACCGTCGCGCTGGTCGGGGCGGGGCCGAGCCAAGCCGCGCCGGTGAGCCTGACGCTGAACTACAACTGCCCGTTCCCGCTCATCGGGGACCAGGTGCTGACGGTGAAGATCGACACCAACCTGCCCGACGACGCCGTCGCGGGCGCGTCGTCGACGCCGATCACCTTCGACGTCGACGTCACCGTGCCGGAGACCGCGACCGAAGGCCTGGCGCTGGTCGGCGCCACGTCGCTGGACGGCTCGGCCAAGGCCGCGGCCCAGCTCAAGTACCCGGTCGACAAGACGCTGAACCTGAACCTCCCGCTGACCATCGCCTCGACGCCGGTGCCGGCTTCCGGCGCGTTCCACGTCAAGAGCAGCGGCAAGGCGCCGGCCGTGACGTTCCCCAGCCCGGGCACCGCCTCGGTGACCGTCGGGAACTTCAGCACCACGATGACCCCGCGCACCGCGGACGGCCAGCCGACCGACCTCGGCACGTTCACCTCGGACTGCGTCGCCGTCCCGGGCCAGAACCAGCAGCTGGGCACGTTCGAGATCAAGCCGGCGGGCGGCACCACGACGCCCACCACGCCGACGAGCCCGACCACGCCCACGACCCCGACGACCGAGCCGACGACGCCGACCACCGAGCCGACGACCCCGACGACGGAACCCACGACGCCGACGACTCCGACCACGGAGCCCACGACTCCGACGACGGAGCCGACCACGCCGACGACCGAGCCGACGACCCCGACCACCGAGCCCACGACTCCGACGACGGAACCGACCACGCCGACGACGGAACCGACGAC
This genomic window from Amycolatopsis mongoliensis contains:
- a CDS encoding acyl carrier protein — protein: MTIDHASAVFDVVAELLTELVGDAEVLGVEITPDTTFHEDLQLESIDLVTFASILSEHFGAEVNLAEYLAEQDLDDVIGLTVGDIARFVGERTCPR
- a CDS encoding beta-ketoacyl synthase N-terminal-like domain-containing protein, which encodes MVTQEPVAIVGMGVFLPGASTVDQYWRNLAEGVDAVTEIPAHRRDPAFHGHDATAPDRTHGRRGGFAPDTLAFDPVAHGLPPTSLEGAEPDQLTALAVAVAAVDDAGGLGRLGDPERIGVVLGRGGYLSPGLRGFDQRVRTVRQITRTVGELMPSAGPDVLDRLRAALLEPLGEFRPETAAGLVPNLAAARVANRLDLGGPAYTVDAACASSLVAVDQAIGELIRHRCDVVLAGGAHQTHDDTLWSLFTQLGALSPSQRISPLSREADGMLIGEGTALVVLKRLADARRDGDRVYAMIRGSGTSSDGRGASLLSPSVAGQTLALRRAWDGLDPAEIGLLEAHGTATPAGDAAELTTVADVFGQAEGPRPVIGSVKSMIGHTLPTAGVAGLVKVALALHHGVLPPTLNCADPNPLLDKTRFRVLAEAEPWGALPRVAAVNAFGFGGVNAHVVLAAGDPAPKRRVRVDEPERVLRLAADTPGELLDRLDRSDPGEGPCRIGIVGPDERKLATARKVLAKVAAEGRSWHGGGDVWCSVDPLLPAGKIAFVHPGLEAGAEPRIDDVATHFGLDRPQWSSASVLDRAASVSATGLVLDEALRRLAIRPDALAGHSVGEWTAMQAAGMYRAAPDLLERYWPDGFELPDADYLVLGCPVARIAELLPAGLVVSHENATKQTIVCGPPDAVAKFAETCRGLGIVARTLPFRSGFHTPLMRPHLAPFARLAAELDLREPTLPVWSATTARPYPADPDAVRELYLVHLIRPVRFRELTEALHDHGFRAFVQVGAGQLGSYVTDTLGERRHLVVAAASGTRSGLAQLRRVATALWTEGGNPDFAALEPRRIRLTTGNSLLSLGESARGLLGDRTLPELPAGVPDAIVAEFTALLTETRQTAADVVAAAANRRSESTVDVSLAAMPYLRDHRFFRQREGWPDESDFRPVVPATTLVDLACRAVERTWPAATAVAVRDAVFSRWLIASPAQRVPLSMSREGDRVTVEIGPYALLTVELGAFAPPPPPAGVPGPETTPPLTADEIYAQREMFHGPAYRGLARLTGLGEQHIRGELVVPSAPGGLLDNVGQLLGCWLMATRSDGLLAFPRSIGRLTWHGPEPAPGTRLGCLVHVRLPRPDVLEMDAELVRDGRVLASIEGWRDVRFPCDRAAHRVYAFPDRHRLAERRDDGSVAVTDRWPTVAARDIYAGIYLSASERAEFAAVPPRRQRGWLLERIAAKDAVRARLAEPVYPAEIRVHDDGRVSGRGRELPDFAVTVELTGDTAIAHLRSTK
- a CDS encoding type I polyketide synthase; this encodes MAELVPPSHARRLRCLGFGDPGVVAAVARGGGLGVLDGADPAALRLVAAAVRVPYGVRTDGPLPEGAAFAVRTRAPWAGALAEVADLAVAAEAVDGGALGLVARGGELSDFVLLQQFLTAFDVPVWGTAAGPRTAVGALAGGAAGVVLPAATETGVRRVSGAGVPAAGLGTRLCRTLGSALPVVQGPMTRVSDQPGFAAAVADAGGFPFVAVATANGSRTTELLTATAERLGGRPWGAGILGFVPDGLLAEQLAAIRAVRPRCVLIAGGKPGQVKALEAEGIATFVHVPSPILLGQYLDAGVRRFVFEGAECGGHVGPRSSFELWEEQLAVLGAAEDVEVLFAGGIHDARSAAMVTAMAAPLDAVGVLMGTAYLFTEEAVTHGAITALFQERVLAADATVTLETAPGHRTRCLPSPYTAEFEQVKASLRDVPAQEAWQRLEELNTGRLRVASKGVRRDGERLDEQTQLAEGMYLAGQVAVLRDRRTTVAGLHADVTSGKTFARREEQAVSPESGDIAVIGMACTFPGAPDLEAFWSNVLRGEDAVTEVPPQRWDPEVYFGQSTSKWGGFLPPLDVDPLDHGIPPSAMGRIDPAQLVSLETARRALADAGYGERDFDREHTSVVFGAEAGGDLANAGTLRSLLDGYFEEVPPELLAQLPEPTEDTFPGTLANVISGRIANRLDLGGANYTVDAACGSSLAALDLAAKELRAGTSSLVLCGAVDLHNGIHDYLMFTSAGALSPTGRCRPFDAAADGIALGEGVACLVLKRLSDAERDGDRIYAVVKGVGAASDGKALGLTAPRPEGQHRALARAYRDAGVSPVDVGLVEAHGTGTVVGDATELRTLTEFFTSSGAEPGSCALGSVKSQIGHTKCAAGLAGLIKAALALWHEVVPPTLHLSRPNAAWDAATSPFTFTTAARPWPDPARLAGVSAFGFGGTNFHAVLGAGPVAPDRRHGPRDWPADAEEILRGVRKSDEDPGKVAFLFPGQGSQRTGMLAELFVHFPELADLLDLAPDVAAKAFPPNAFDVDTADAQERALTDTRVAQPALGLVETAVARLLEQVGVRPDFLAGHSYGELVALSVAGAFDTETLLRLSRARAKAIADVARPGTMAAVKASRDLLTPTLIGPDVVIANHNAPEQVVLSGPAAAVERAIRRLRETGVAAQRIPVACAFHSPLVAEAGDLFGKELARESLGPPRWKVWANRTAKPYGDDIGSELAAQIGAPVRFLDQIEALYDAGARTFVEAGPGRVLTRLVGEILGDRPHTVVACGPDLKGFLTALRTLARAGVDVRTERLTRPKRPAPSPTAWAVDGRSVRAPGAEAPALPPARRIPAKHRSSAMTQPSPGRDQAVVDFLRTTRELVAAQREVMLGYLGSAPAFAPAPAPVVLEEPVVLPEPQPEPVAEAPADVRGTVIGVISERTGYPAEMIAGDLDLEADLSIDSIKRTEIAGTLLSRLGLPADDRTDQLSRDRTADALAAHLESWLNPTPAAAVPTRYRLERVPVPLDPDPGRLRGKTVAVPDDAVGAAFAAAGAEVVTGDADITVLLARDLTEVFTRLKTLRGTVLVAAEPDAVAGLRGLVRSAALERDGVTRLVEVAQDVAKTLVDEALSDGPSVVGHDDAGRFTIEPRPADLPSVAYSGAGPGGGELAALGLGPDSVVLLVGGARGITARAAVAFAASGCRLELAGRTPWPGEPDDLPEDATAMRAVLAGRGGSVAEIERRVRTVLAQREIGRTLDEIRAAGGNAGYTALDVRDPDAVRRLVKNLPSRLDGVVFAAGVIDDKLMADKDEASFRTVYETKVDGARVLLDALDAEPGFVAFFGSIAAVLGNRGQTDYAAANDALEALARNWPGRAVTVHWGPWAPAADHRGMVSPELAREYERREISLLDADAGTAALLRELAYGTDRAVLYTASLW